Proteins from one Nitrobacteraceae bacterium AZCC 2146 genomic window:
- a CDS encoding alkylation response protein AidB-like acyl-CoA dehydrogenase (product_source=COG1960; cath_funfam=1.10.540.10,1.20.140.10,2.40.110.10; cog=COG1960; pfam=PF00441,PF02770,PF02771; superfamily=47203,56645), giving the protein MNFDDTPQEAAFRAEAKAWIAANAPKQYEDELKKASLGRIQLRSANILEVAKAWQKKKADAGWAVPHWPKDYGGRGASPIERVIWQQEEGVFGKLGALFIIGHGMCGPTMMAYAAEDQKRHYLPPLASGENIWCQLFSEPAGGSDVAGLRTRAEKDGDDWVINGQKIWTSGAHYSDYGILITRTDPTVPKHKGLTMFFLDMKSPGVEVKPIKQANGQAEFNEVYFTDVRIPDAQRLGAVGDGWNVSLTTLMNERMAIGANVATGFPELFEFCNNLMLEDGPAIDARAVRSKLASWAVRASGLKYTSFRAISALSRGERPGPENSIGKLVAGAMLQDVATYALDLQGAAGVLSGPDDAEAAGKFQAMLLRSPATRVEGGTDEILRNIIAERVLGLPGDIRVDKDVPFNKIPTKGR; this is encoded by the coding sequence ATGAATTTCGACGACACTCCGCAAGAGGCCGCGTTTCGCGCCGAGGCGAAAGCCTGGATCGCGGCCAATGCGCCGAAGCAATATGAAGATGAACTGAAGAAGGCCTCGCTCGGCCGCATCCAGTTGCGCAGCGCCAACATTCTCGAAGTCGCAAAGGCCTGGCAGAAGAAGAAGGCCGATGCCGGCTGGGCCGTGCCGCACTGGCCGAAGGACTATGGCGGCCGCGGTGCTTCGCCGATCGAGCGGGTGATCTGGCAGCAGGAAGAGGGCGTGTTCGGCAAGCTCGGCGCGCTGTTCATCATCGGCCACGGCATGTGCGGCCCGACCATGATGGCCTATGCCGCCGAAGACCAGAAGCGTCACTACCTGCCGCCTTTGGCGTCGGGCGAAAACATCTGGTGCCAGCTGTTTTCCGAACCGGCCGGCGGATCAGATGTCGCCGGCCTGCGCACCCGCGCGGAAAAAGACGGTGACGACTGGGTTATCAATGGCCAGAAGATCTGGACCTCCGGCGCGCATTATTCGGATTACGGCATCCTGATCACCCGCACCGATCCTACCGTGCCCAAGCACAAGGGTCTCACCATGTTCTTCCTGGACATGAAGAGCCCCGGCGTTGAGGTGAAGCCGATCAAGCAGGCCAACGGCCAGGCGGAATTCAACGAGGTGTATTTTACCGACGTGCGGATTCCCGACGCGCAGCGGCTCGGCGCCGTCGGCGATGGCTGGAATGTGTCGCTGACGACCCTGATGAACGAGCGCATGGCGATCGGCGCCAATGTCGCCACCGGTTTCCCGGAGCTGTTCGAGTTCTGCAACAACCTGATGCTCGAGGATGGCCCGGCGATCGACGCCCGCGCGGTGCGCTCCAAGCTGGCGAGCTGGGCGGTCCGCGCCAGCGGCCTGAAATATACCAGCTTCCGCGCCATCTCGGCGCTGTCGAGGGGCGAGCGGCCGGGGCCGGAAAATTCCATCGGCAAGCTGGTCGCCGGCGCGATGCTGCAGGATGTTGCGACCTACGCGCTTGATCTGCAGGGCGCCGCCGGCGTGCTCAGCGGCCCCGACGATGCGGAGGCCGCCGGCAAATTCCAGGCAATGCTGCTGCGTTCGCCGGCCACCCGCGTTGAGGGCGGCACCGACGAAATCCTGCGCAACATCATTGCCGAGCGCGTGCTCGGCCTGCCGGGCGATATCCGCGTCGACAAGGACGTGCCATTTAACAAGATCCCGACCAAGGGACGATGA
- a CDS encoding alkylation response protein AidB-like acyl-CoA dehydrogenase (product_source=COG1960; cath_funfam=1.10.540.10,1.20.140.10,2.40.110.10; cog=COG1960; pfam=PF00441,PF02771; superfamily=47203,56645), which yields MNFDFSDDQKQLRDEARRFLTEKCPPKAVREVIDGKASYDRELWKGLADMGFLGVAIPEAFGGSGAGHLELCVIAEEMGRALAPVPFSSTVYLAAEALMLAGSDAQKQKWLPAIASGAAVGTLALFEGSGNPSPDAIKLTASNGTLNGVKKPVPDGAIADFAIVAARTASTGRETDISLFLVDLTSEGVEAKALTNIDPSRGQAEISFKNVKAELLGPANEGWSILSRVLDRAAVLIAFEQVGGADRALEMGRDYALDRIAFGRQIGSFQAVKHMLADMYVSATLARSNCYYGAWALSTNASELPEAAAAARISATQAFQHCAKNNIQVHGGMGFTWEFDCHLYYRRSNALALGLGSLSYWEDALIDRMRQRNAA from the coding sequence ATGAATTTCGATTTCTCCGACGACCAGAAGCAACTGCGCGACGAGGCCCGGCGTTTTCTCACCGAAAAATGCCCGCCCAAGGCGGTGCGCGAGGTGATCGACGGCAAGGCGAGCTATGACCGCGAGCTCTGGAAGGGCCTCGCCGACATGGGCTTTCTCGGCGTCGCGATTCCGGAGGCCTTTGGCGGCTCCGGCGCCGGACATCTCGAACTCTGCGTGATCGCCGAGGAAATGGGCCGCGCGCTGGCGCCGGTGCCGTTCTCGTCCACGGTGTATCTCGCCGCGGAAGCGCTGATGCTCGCCGGCTCCGATGCGCAGAAGCAGAAATGGCTGCCGGCGATTGCGTCCGGCGCCGCAGTTGGCACGCTGGCGCTGTTCGAGGGCTCCGGCAATCCGTCGCCTGACGCGATCAAGCTCACTGCGTCGAACGGCACGCTGAACGGCGTCAAGAAACCGGTGCCGGACGGCGCCATCGCCGATTTCGCCATCGTCGCGGCGCGCACCGCGTCCACCGGCCGCGAGACCGATATCTCACTGTTCCTGGTCGATCTCACCAGCGAAGGCGTCGAGGCCAAGGCGCTGACCAACATCGATCCGTCGCGCGGTCAGGCCGAGATCTCTTTCAAAAACGTCAAGGCCGAGTTGCTCGGCCCCGCTAATGAAGGCTGGAGCATTTTATCACGCGTGCTCGACCGCGCCGCGGTGCTGATCGCCTTCGAACAGGTTGGCGGCGCAGACCGCGCGCTGGAGATGGGCCGCGACTACGCGCTGGATCGCATCGCCTTCGGCCGCCAGATCGGCTCGTTCCAGGCGGTAAAACACATGCTCGCCGACATGTATGTCTCGGCGACGTTGGCGCGTTCGAATTGCTACTACGGCGCCTGGGCGCTCTCGACCAACGCCTCGGAATTGCCGGAAGCCGCCGCCGCCGCGCGGATCAGCGCTACGCAGGCGTTTCAGCACTGCGCCAAGAACAACATCCAGGTCCACGGCGGCATGGGTTTCACCTGGGAGTTCGACTGCCATCTGTACTATCGCCGCTCCAACGCCTTGGCGCTCGGCCTCGGGAGCCTCTCTTATTGGGAAGACGCCCTGATCGACCGCATGCGCCAGCGCAACGCGGCTTAA
- a CDS encoding feruloyl-CoA synthase (product_source=KO:K12508; cath_funfam=2.30.38.10,3.40.50.980; cog=COG1022; ko=KO:K12508; pfam=PF00501; superfamily=56801) has protein sequence MSAQAAAVLEKPAFRKINWLERDIAVERRPDGVIILKSRVPLMEYQTHLPASLAKWAVERPNHVWLAQRAGADRQWRTITYAEAKRTVDALTQALLDMNLEAGRPVAILSGNSIEHALMTQAAMQARHPAAPVSPAYSLMSQDHAKLKYLFDLIKPAVVMVQDGLTFQKALNALDLDGIRIVHVARPADGIASVAYADMAVTPVTAAVEQSIAQITPDTVGKLLFTSGSTGMPKAVINTQAMMCSNAAMMMQTRPRDPAALPPVYLDWMPWNHTMGGNALFHPLLIEGGTLYIDDGRPMPGMIDETLRNLREISPTYYANVPAGYAALAAAMEKDDALCRSFFKNLGLMAYGGARLPDDLYDRMQALAVRATGERIVFYTGWGCTETSPTSTGTYWDTERVGLIGLPFPGVELKMVPVDLKYELRLRGVNVMPGYYRQPELTEAAFDEEGFYKIGDAGVFVDDNDPVQGLIFSGRVVEDFKLTTGTFVHVGSLRTDVIAAATPVVQDALIAGQDLPYIGALAWPNLAACRILIGDPEASFADVVKHPAVLACLRSGMQAHNASTEGASSRRIARAMFMVEPASIDGNELTDKGYINQRAGLQRRADLVARLYADHPGDDVIILN, from the coding sequence ATGAGCGCGCAGGCCGCCGCGGTGCTGGAAAAGCCCGCCTTTCGCAAGATCAACTGGCTCGAACGCGACATCGCGGTGGAGCGGCGGCCGGATGGCGTCATCATCCTGAAGTCGCGCGTGCCGTTGATGGAGTATCAGACCCATCTGCCGGCCTCACTGGCGAAGTGGGCGGTCGAGCGGCCAAACCACGTCTGGCTGGCGCAGCGCGCCGGCGCGGACCGGCAGTGGCGCACCATCACCTATGCCGAGGCCAAGCGCACTGTGGATGCGCTGACCCAGGCGCTGCTCGACATGAATCTCGAAGCCGGCCGACCCGTCGCAATCCTGTCCGGCAATTCCATCGAGCACGCGTTGATGACGCAAGCCGCGATGCAGGCGCGCCATCCGGCGGCGCCGGTGTCGCCGGCTTACTCGCTGATGAGCCAGGACCACGCCAAACTGAAATACCTGTTCGACCTGATCAAGCCGGCGGTGGTGATGGTGCAGGACGGTCTGACGTTCCAGAAGGCGCTGAATGCGCTCGATCTCGACGGCATCCGGATCGTGCACGTCGCGCGCCCCGCCGACGGCATCGCCAGCGTCGCCTATGCCGACATGGCGGTGACGCCGGTGACCGCGGCGGTGGAGCAGTCGATCGCGCAGATCACGCCGGATACGGTTGGAAAACTGCTGTTCACCTCGGGCTCCACGGGGATGCCGAAGGCCGTCATCAATACGCAGGCGATGATGTGCTCCAATGCCGCGATGATGATGCAGACCCGGCCGCGCGATCCCGCGGCGTTGCCGCCGGTCTATCTCGACTGGATGCCATGGAATCACACCATGGGCGGCAATGCGCTGTTTCATCCGCTGCTGATCGAGGGCGGCACGCTCTATATCGACGACGGCCGGCCGATGCCCGGCATGATCGACGAGACCTTGCGCAATCTGCGCGAGATATCGCCGACCTATTACGCCAACGTTCCCGCCGGCTACGCCGCATTGGCCGCGGCGATGGAGAAGGACGACGCGCTGTGCCGCTCTTTCTTCAAGAACCTCGGACTGATGGCCTATGGCGGCGCGCGGTTGCCGGACGATCTCTATGACCGGATGCAGGCGCTGGCGGTGCGTGCCACGGGCGAGCGCATCGTGTTCTACACCGGCTGGGGCTGCACCGAGACCTCGCCGACCTCGACCGGCACCTATTGGGACACCGAGCGCGTCGGCCTGATCGGCCTGCCGTTTCCCGGCGTCGAATTGAAGATGGTGCCGGTGGATTTGAAATACGAATTGCGGCTGCGCGGCGTCAACGTGATGCCGGGCTACTATCGCCAGCCCGAACTGACCGAGGCTGCGTTCGATGAGGAAGGTTTCTACAAGATCGGCGATGCCGGCGTGTTCGTCGACGACAACGATCCCGTGCAGGGCCTGATCTTCTCCGGCCGTGTGGTCGAGGACTTCAAGCTCACCACCGGCACTTTCGTGCATGTCGGCTCGTTGCGCACCGACGTCATCGCCGCCGCGACGCCGGTGGTGCAGGACGCGCTGATTGCGGGGCAGGACCTGCCCTATATCGGCGCGCTGGCCTGGCCCAATCTCGCAGCCTGCCGCATCCTGATCGGCGATCCCGAAGCGAGTTTTGCCGACGTCGTCAAACATCCTGCGGTGCTGGCCTGCCTGAGGAGCGGCATGCAGGCGCACAATGCTTCCACCGAGGGTGCCAGCAGCCGGCGGATCGCGCGCGCCATGTTCATGGTCGAACCGGCGTCGATCGACGGCAACGAACTCACCGACAAGGGCTACATCAACCAGCGTGCTGGGCTGCAGCGCCGCGCCGATCTGGTGGCGCGGCTCTATGCCGATCATCCCGGCGATGACGTCATCATCCTCAACTAG
- a CDS encoding enoyl-CoA hydratase/carnithine racemase (product_source=COG1024; cath_funfam=1.10.12.10,3.90.226.10; cog=COG1024; pfam=PF00378; superfamily=52096): protein MSVGPLLIEHADGVDRVTLNRPDSLNALDPAMIDALNAYFEGLQRNRTTRVVVLKGAGPAFCAGLDLKHAMAKRAERQEPPDVTDSLDSQRRIADIVMLMRRCPQPIVALVHGAAAGGGFALALAADIRIAAKSARMNCAFIKLGLGGCDIGTSYFLPRLVGVSVASELILTGRFINAERALAVGLVSEVVEEGQLDDAAVPYIDAMMNASPVGLRLSKECLNMSVDAGSIEQVIAMEDRNQVLCSRSEDFEEGIRAFIEKRKPVYIRH from the coding sequence ATGAGCGTCGGCCCGCTGCTGATCGAACACGCCGACGGGGTCGACCGGGTGACGCTGAATCGCCCGGACAGCCTCAACGCGCTCGATCCGGCAATGATCGACGCGCTCAATGCGTACTTCGAGGGCCTGCAGCGCAATCGCACGACCCGCGTCGTGGTGCTGAAAGGCGCGGGGCCGGCGTTCTGCGCCGGGCTCGACCTCAAGCATGCGATGGCAAAACGCGCCGAGCGGCAGGAGCCGCCTGATGTCACGGACTCCCTGGATTCGCAGCGCCGGATCGCCGACATCGTGATGCTGATGCGGCGCTGCCCGCAGCCGATCGTGGCGCTGGTGCATGGTGCGGCGGCCGGCGGCGGTTTCGCACTGGCGCTGGCGGCGGACATCCGCATCGCCGCCAAATCGGCGCGGATGAACTGTGCCTTCATCAAGCTCGGCCTCGGCGGCTGCGACATCGGCACCAGTTACTTTCTGCCGCGTCTGGTCGGCGTCTCCGTCGCCTCCGAACTGATCCTGACCGGCCGCTTCATCAACGCCGAACGCGCGCTGGCGGTGGGGCTGGTCTCCGAAGTGGTCGAGGAGGGCCAGCTCGATGACGCTGCCGTGCCCTATATCGATGCGATGATGAACGCATCGCCGGTCGGGCTGCGTCTGTCGAAGGAATGCCTCAACATGTCCGTCGATGCCGGCTCGATCGAGCAGGTCATCGCCATGGAAGATCGCAATCAGGTGCTGTGCAGCCGCTCGGAGGATTTCGAGGAAGGCATCCGCGCGTTCATCGAGAAACGAAAGCCGGTTTACATCCGACATTGA
- a CDS encoding NAD(P)-dependent dehydrogenase (short-subunit alcohol dehydrogenase family) (product_source=COG1028; cath_funfam=3.40.50.720; cog=COG1028; pfam=PF00106; smart=SM00749; superfamily=51735): MQLKDVAVVITGGGSGLGAATARAMAAKGAKVSVLDQSQENAEKVAAEIKGVALVGDVTDEDQVKAALAKAEAAHGTARILVNCAGIGGSARIVGKDGVYPLAKFTRIIMVNLVGTFNVLRLFTEQLLKQPPVGEERGVVINTASVAAYEGQIGQIAYAASKGGVVGLTLPAARDLAQHLIRVNTIAPGLFLTPLLMGLNEEARKSLGAQVPHPARLGDASEYGNLAVHIVENPMLNGETIRLDGAIRMAPR; the protein is encoded by the coding sequence ATGCAGTTGAAAGACGTTGCCGTTGTCATCACCGGCGGTGGTTCGGGACTGGGTGCCGCGACCGCGCGCGCCATGGCGGCCAAGGGCGCCAAGGTCTCGGTGCTCGACCAGAGTCAGGAAAATGCCGAGAAGGTCGCCGCCGAGATCAAGGGTGTGGCGCTGGTCGGCGACGTCACCGATGAGGACCAGGTCAAGGCCGCGCTGGCGAAAGCCGAGGCCGCGCACGGCACCGCGCGCATCCTGGTGAACTGCGCCGGCATCGGCGGCTCCGCCCGCATCGTCGGCAAGGACGGCGTCTATCCGCTCGCCAAATTCACCCGCATCATCATGGTCAACCTGGTCGGCACCTTCAACGTGCTGCGCCTGTTCACCGAGCAGCTCCTGAAGCAGCCGCCGGTCGGCGAGGAACGCGGCGTCGTTATCAACACCGCCAGCGTTGCGGCCTATGAAGGCCAGATCGGCCAGATCGCCTATGCGGCCTCCAAGGGTGGCGTCGTCGGCCTGACACTTCCTGCGGCGCGCGATCTCGCGCAGCATCTCATTCGCGTCAACACCATCGCGCCCGGCCTGTTCCTGACGCCGCTGCTGATGGGCCTGAACGAGGAAGCGCGGAAAAGCTTGGGCGCACAGGTGCCGCATCCCGCGCGGCTCGGCGACGCCTCGGAATACGGCAACCTTGCGGTGCACATCGTCGAGAACCCGATGCTGAACGGCGAAACCATCCGCCTCGACGGCGCCATCCGCATGGCGCCGCGGTAG
- a CDS encoding AcrR family transcriptional regulator (product_source=COG1309; cath_funfam=1.10.10.60; cog=COG1309; pfam=PF00440,PF14514; superfamily=46689,48498) gives MAAYPSTSTPGRPTAGKNPTADKLLLAASELMIASNSIEVSLSEIAQRSGVNAALVKYHFGNKDGLLLALLARDAATEMTNLDYLMAQPISATAKLRLHIAGIIKAYYQFPYMNRLIHYLLHESSNEAADEVSKFFIGPLFEFHSRLLKEGFDAGEFRAVDPVLFYTSLIGACDNLFFSRHAMSRALGVGPVTDEVCRDYVAHMEAMLFGGMLTKNTAE, from the coding sequence ATGGCAGCCTACCCGAGCACCAGCACCCCAGGCCGACCCACAGCCGGCAAGAATCCGACTGCCGACAAGCTGCTGCTGGCGGCGAGCGAACTCATGATCGCCAGCAACTCGATCGAGGTGTCGCTGAGCGAGATCGCGCAGCGCTCGGGGGTCAATGCGGCGCTGGTGAAATACCATTTCGGCAACAAGGACGGGCTGCTGCTGGCGCTGCTGGCGCGCGACGCCGCCACCGAGATGACCAACCTCGATTACCTGATGGCGCAGCCGATCTCGGCGACCGCCAAGCTGCGTCTGCACATCGCCGGGATCATCAAGGCCTACTACCAGTTCCCCTACATGAACCGGCTGATCCATTATCTGCTGCACGAGAGCAGCAACGAGGCCGCCGACGAAGTTTCGAAATTCTTCATCGGCCCACTGTTCGAATTCCATAGCCGCCTGCTCAAGGAAGGCTTTGACGCCGGCGAATTCCGCGCCGTCGATCCCGTGCTGTTCTACACCAGCCTGATCGGCGCTTGCGACAACCTGTTCTTCAGCCGTCATGCGATGTCACGCGCCCTCGGCGTCGGCCCGGTGACGGATGAAGTCTGCCGCGACTACGTTGCCCACATGGAGGCAATGCTGTTTGGCGGCATGCTGACCAAAAACACGGCTGAGTGA
- a CDS encoding acetyl-CoA C-acetyltransferase (product_source=KO:K00626; cath_funfam=3.40.47.10; cog=COG0183; ko=KO:K00626; pfam=PF00108,PF02803; superfamily=53901; tigrfam=TIGR01930), translating to MAEAYIVAAARTAGGRKGGRLSGWHPADLAASVLDSLVERSGAAPDQIEDVIMGCVMQAGEQSNNIARNAIMASKLPESVPGTSIDRQCGSSQQALHFAAQAVMSGSMDIVIAAGVEAMTRVPMGLASSLPAKNGFGHYKSPNMEKRYPNIQFSQFTGAEMMAEKYGLSRDDLDQYAYDSHQRAIAATQAGKFKDEIIPLQITRADGTTDTHHIDEGIRFDATLDGIRGVKLIQEGGKLTAASASQICDGASGVMVVSERGLKQLGVKPMARIHHMTMMGGDPVIMLEAPLPATERALKKAGMSIDDIDLYEVNEAFASVPTAWLKTIGADPAKLNVNGGAIALGHPLGGSGTKLMTTLIHALKQNGKRYGLQTMCEGGGMANVTIVERL from the coding sequence ATGGCCGAGGCCTATATCGTCGCCGCCGCACGCACCGCCGGCGGCCGCAAAGGAGGCCGCCTGTCCGGCTGGCATCCGGCCGATCTCGCCGCCTCCGTGCTGGATTCGCTGGTGGAGCGCTCCGGGGCCGCCCCGGACCAGATCGAGGACGTCATCATGGGCTGCGTGATGCAGGCCGGCGAGCAGTCCAACAACATCGCCCGCAACGCCATCATGGCTTCGAAACTGCCGGAGAGCGTGCCCGGCACCTCGATCGACCGCCAGTGCGGCTCGTCGCAGCAGGCGCTGCATTTCGCGGCGCAGGCGGTGATGTCCGGTTCCATGGACATCGTAATCGCGGCCGGCGTCGAAGCCATGACGCGGGTGCCGATGGGACTCGCCTCCTCGCTGCCCGCCAAGAACGGGTTCGGCCACTACAAGAGCCCGAACATGGAGAAGCGCTACCCCAACATCCAGTTCAGCCAGTTCACCGGCGCCGAAATGATGGCCGAGAAGTACGGCCTCTCCAGGGACGACCTCGACCAATACGCCTATGACAGCCACCAGCGCGCCATTGCCGCGACCCAGGCTGGCAAGTTCAAGGACGAGATCATCCCGCTGCAGATCACCCGCGCCGATGGCACCACCGACACCCACCATATCGACGAAGGCATCCGCTTCGACGCCACGCTCGACGGCATCCGTGGCGTCAAGCTGATCCAGGAAGGCGGCAAGCTCACCGCCGCCAGCGCCAGCCAGATCTGCGACGGCGCGTCGGGCGTCATGGTGGTCAGCGAGAGGGGCCTGAAGCAGCTCGGCGTCAAGCCGATGGCGCGGATCCACCACATGACCATGATGGGCGGCGACCCCGTCATCATGCTCGAAGCGCCCTTGCCGGCCACCGAACGCGCGCTGAAGAAGGCCGGCATGAGCATCGACGACATCGATCTCTACGAGGTCAACGAGGCCTTCGCCTCGGTGCCGACCGCGTGGCTGAAGACCATCGGTGCCGATCCCGCCAAGCTCAACGTCAACGGCGGCGCCATCGCGCTCGGCCATCCCCTGGGCGGCTCCGGCACCAAGCTGATGACCACGCTGATCCACGCGCTGAAGCAGAATGGCAAGCGCTACGGGTTGCAGACCATGTGCGAAGGCGGCGGCATGGCCAACGTGACGATTGTGGAGCGGCTGTAA
- a CDS encoding long-chain acyl-CoA synthetase (product_source=KO:K01897; cath_funfam=2.30.38.10,3.30.300.30,3.40.50.980; cog=COG0318; ko=KO:K01897; pfam=PF00501,PF13193; superfamily=56801) produces the protein MTHPSLHARTNPDKIAYRMAGSGKAISYRELDERSNRGANLFRSLGLKAGDHVALLMENRLEFMEICWAAQRSGLYYTAISRYLTQDEIAYIVRDCGARVVITSPKCADAIAALIPDTPDVLFYILDETRDGFRDWNAEMASQPITPIPDEVAGYDMLYSSGTTGRPKGIKRASENNPIDIPNPFLKKLCADMCGMNADSIYLSPAPLYHAAPLRFNMMAITLGGTSVIMESFDAEEFLKLVEKHKITQSQLVPTMFVRMLKLPQDVRLRYDVSSLNGAIHAAAPCPVDVKARMIDWWGPILIEYYAGSEGNGVTVSNSQQWLSHRGTVGRAVVGTIKILDENDQEAPIGEIGTVYFADAPVFSYHNDPEKTKRAYNDKGWSTLGDVGYLDDEGFLYLTDRKSYMIISGGVNIYPQETEDVLIAHPDIADVAVFGVPNEEMGEEVKAVVQPHDMSRAGKQLEAELIAYCRKHLSPIKCPRSIDFEAELPRTPTGKLVKRHLRDRYWPKKEAATA, from the coding sequence ATGACCCATCCGTCGCTGCACGCCCGGACGAATCCCGACAAGATCGCCTATCGGATGGCAGGGTCGGGCAAGGCGATCAGCTATCGCGAACTCGACGAGCGTTCCAATCGCGGCGCAAACCTGTTTCGGTCGCTGGGGCTGAAGGCCGGCGACCATGTCGCGCTACTGATGGAGAACCGGCTGGAATTCATGGAGATCTGCTGGGCCGCGCAGCGCAGCGGGCTGTACTACACCGCGATCAGCCGCTACCTCACGCAAGACGAGATCGCCTATATCGTCAGGGATTGCGGCGCGCGGGTCGTCATCACCTCGCCGAAATGTGCCGATGCCATCGCGGCCTTGATTCCCGACACACCCGACGTGCTGTTCTACATCCTCGACGAAACCCGCGACGGCTTTCGCGACTGGAACGCGGAGATGGCATCGCAGCCGATCACGCCGATCCCCGACGAAGTCGCCGGCTACGACATGCTTTATTCGTCCGGCACCACCGGGCGGCCGAAGGGCATCAAGCGCGCCTCGGAAAACAACCCGATCGACATTCCCAATCCGTTCCTGAAAAAACTTTGCGCCGACATGTGCGGCATGAATGCCGACAGCATCTATCTGTCGCCGGCGCCGCTGTATCACGCGGCTCCACTGCGCTTCAACATGATGGCGATCACGCTGGGGGGCACCTCGGTGATCATGGAGTCCTTCGACGCCGAGGAATTCCTGAAGCTCGTCGAAAAGCACAAGATCACCCAATCGCAGCTGGTGCCGACCATGTTCGTCCGCATGTTGAAGCTGCCGCAGGATGTGCGGTTGCGCTACGACGTCTCCTCGCTGAACGGCGCGATCCATGCCGCCGCGCCCTGCCCGGTCGATGTGAAGGCGCGGATGATCGACTGGTGGGGGCCGATCCTGATCGAGTATTATGCCGGCTCCGAAGGCAACGGCGTCACCGTGTCGAATTCACAGCAATGGCTGTCGCATCGCGGCACCGTCGGCCGTGCGGTGGTCGGCACCATCAAGATTCTCGACGAGAACGACCAGGAAGCGCCGATCGGCGAGATCGGCACGGTGTATTTCGCCGACGCGCCGGTGTTTTCCTATCACAACGATCCGGAGAAGACGAAGCGCGCCTACAACGACAAGGGCTGGTCGACGCTGGGCGATGTCGGCTATCTCGATGACGAGGGCTTCCTCTATCTCACCGACCGCAAGTCCTACATGATCATTTCCGGCGGCGTGAACATCTACCCGCAGGAGACGGAAGACGTCCTGATCGCGCACCCGGACATTGCCGACGTCGCGGTGTTTGGCGTGCCGAACGAGGAGATGGGCGAAGAGGTCAAGGCGGTGGTGCAGCCGCACGACATGAGCCGCGCCGGCAAGCAACTTGAAGCCGAGCTGATCGCGTACTGCCGCAAGCATCTGTCGCCGATCAAATGCCCGCGCAGCATCGACTTCGAGGCCGAATTGCCGCGCACGCCGACCGGCAAGCTGGTGAAACGGCATCTGCGCGACCGGTATTGGCCGAAGAAGGAAGCGGCAACGGCGTAG